One genomic segment of Gemmatimonadota bacterium includes these proteins:
- a CDS encoding TonB-dependent receptor, giving the protein MHVSIRGIAPRGFLVALLVALLAAPAAGQQVTGKVEGRVTDAQTGQPLAGAQVIVVGTRLGNITNQDGYYFINNVPAEVFDLQAQFIGYQSVTVTGQRVLAGQTVTVDFQLPTTAVALEPITVVGERNPLVPRDQVASKNIISAEVAQNLPVDNVRQLLRLQPGVVDHGLFKGFSIRGGRSGEEALYVDGVLLRNFNRGTSTLALAPTSVSEIDVLTGGFSAEFGEAQSGIINYVTRRGAQEWAGRVSFESDEMMPNKYSLGLNRLELNAGGPVFGPLSFFGGVTAQGQRSSNEGKLWRDVPIYVMDGIDTVVTVAATAGVAGASDQREVPIPKFTLYEQDGQIPFSNSDNYALDGKLDLSYGSGSRAYVSLKQLRSQGRSAFGAGQSQSYNGAAASGSRSTTRAAILGWTHNFVQRADNALALDLKLALTRDELLGGVLDPAWELDNRNPALGFTFDDFEFLVDEDDFPVDQTLVDMYLGNKDIRDPNTGQVIRQRAPFLNRTDLRLRQEFRLNPYGVATGFSLSGLPSSFSFAREEQVQVRATVDWQANRYHRVKFGGDYTDIDLVAASTSWINQDFGDVWVENPKRSSLFFQDRVDVGDVVIEGGVRWDRFDPNTNYPLVAGFYNIEDPATFTDAEVQNEVSPRVGVSFPVTVNSTFRLSYGHFVQVADLDEYYQGKNIDFFRFKNTNTNDVWGRPLKLAKTITFEFGFRQLLAPDFVLDVSAYNKDKLSDVAIRKLAWNDPTSPGVVNFLNTITNADFGNVRGVDVRLDRRWGRWLDVSLGYSFQDAKSTGTDPNTYTRLFARIERNSNQLLGLPPNPAQAIRSTEENRKHNVTGYFMLRLPNDWDGPAFLRNTGLFGVARLASGLPYSPLREVGIQVAQGPPTGVFEGDLKYDEISTNTTPWLREFDLKLQRGVRFGSRSAVVFLDARNVFDFKNKTRVFLSTGDIVDERIYGELVRGHQNLLGGGSPRAVDLSSLSSAGGGVTSEVDLIALRRAEQRFGDGDGTFTLTEQEKAFRSAVLFFSGPQDLVAQGRRLRLGFEVTF; this is encoded by the coding sequence ATGCACGTCTCGATACGGGGCATCGCGCCCCGAGGCTTCCTCGTGGCGCTGCTCGTGGCGCTCTTGGCGGCGCCGGCGGCCGGCCAGCAGGTCACGGGGAAAGTCGAGGGCCGGGTCACCGACGCTCAGACCGGCCAGCCGCTGGCGGGCGCCCAGGTGATCGTGGTGGGCACCAGGCTGGGCAACATCACGAACCAGGACGGCTACTACTTCATCAACAACGTGCCGGCCGAGGTTTTCGATCTGCAGGCCCAGTTCATCGGCTACCAGAGCGTGACCGTAACCGGGCAGCGCGTGCTGGCCGGGCAGACGGTCACGGTGGACTTCCAACTGCCCACCACGGCCGTGGCGCTCGAGCCGATCACCGTGGTCGGGGAGCGGAACCCGCTGGTGCCGCGGGACCAGGTGGCATCAAAGAACATCATCAGTGCCGAGGTGGCGCAGAACCTCCCCGTGGACAACGTGCGGCAGCTCCTGAGACTGCAGCCGGGCGTGGTGGACCACGGCCTGTTCAAGGGCTTCTCGATCCGCGGCGGCCGCTCGGGTGAAGAGGCGCTGTACGTGGACGGCGTGCTGCTGCGCAACTTCAACCGCGGCACCTCCACCCTGGCCCTCGCCCCCACCAGCGTGTCGGAGATCGACGTGCTGACGGGCGGCTTCAGCGCGGAGTTCGGTGAGGCGCAGTCGGGGATCATCAACTACGTGACGCGCCGCGGCGCCCAGGAATGGGCCGGCCGGGTCAGCTTCGAGTCGGACGAGATGATGCCCAACAAATACTCGCTGGGCCTGAATCGGCTGGAGTTGAACGCGGGTGGCCCGGTGTTCGGCCCGCTCTCCTTCTTCGGCGGCGTGACGGCGCAGGGGCAGCGCTCCTCCAATGAGGGCAAGTTGTGGCGGGACGTACCCATCTACGTGATGGACGGCATTGACACCGTGGTGACGGTCGCGGCTACTGCCGGCGTGGCGGGCGCCAGCGACCAGCGCGAGGTGCCCATCCCGAAGTTCACGCTCTATGAGCAGGACGGGCAGATTCCCTTCTCCAATAGTGATAACTACGCGCTGGACGGGAAGCTGGACCTGAGCTACGGCTCGGGCTCGAGGGCGTACGTCTCGCTCAAGCAACTGCGCAGTCAGGGGCGCAGCGCTTTTGGCGCCGGCCAGAGCCAGTCGTACAACGGCGCGGCCGCGAGCGGCAGCCGCTCGACGACGCGCGCCGCGATCCTGGGGTGGACTCACAACTTCGTGCAGCGGGCGGACAACGCGCTGGCGCTGGACCTGAAGCTGGCGCTCACGCGCGACGAGCTGCTGGGCGGCGTACTCGATCCGGCCTGGGAGCTGGATAACCGCAACCCGGCACTGGGCTTCACCTTCGATGATTTCGAGTTCCTGGTGGACGAGGACGACTTCCCGGTGGACCAGACGCTGGTCGACATGTACCTGGGCAACAAGGACATCCGCGATCCGAACACGGGCCAGGTCATCCGCCAGCGGGCGCCCTTCCTGAACCGCACCGACCTGCGGCTGCGGCAGGAGTTCCGGCTGAACCCCTACGGCGTCGCCACCGGCTTCAGCCTGAGCGGCCTGCCCAGCTCTTTCAGCTTCGCGCGTGAAGAGCAGGTCCAGGTCCGGGCCACCGTGGACTGGCAGGCCAACCGCTACCACCGGGTCAAGTTCGGCGGCGACTACACGGACATCGACCTCGTGGCGGCGTCCACCAGTTGGATCAACCAGGATTTTGGCGACGTCTGGGTCGAGAACCCGAAGCGCTCGAGCCTGTTCTTCCAGGACCGCGTGGATGTGGGCGACGTGGTCATCGAGGGCGGCGTGCGCTGGGACCGCTTCGACCCCAACACCAATTACCCGCTGGTCGCAGGCTTCTACAACATCGAGGACCCGGCCACTTTCACTGATGCGGAAGTGCAGAACGAGGTCTCGCCGCGGGTGGGCGTCTCCTTCCCGGTCACGGTGAACAGCACGTTCCGCCTCTCCTACGGCCACTTCGTCCAGGTGGCCGACCTGGACGAGTACTACCAGGGCAAGAACATCGACTTCTTCCGCTTCAAGAACACCAACACCAACGACGTCTGGGGCCGGCCGCTGAAACTGGCCAAGACGATCACCTTCGAGTTCGGCTTCCGCCAGTTGCTGGCCCCGGACTTCGTGCTGGACGTCTCGGCCTATAACAAGGACAAGCTCTCCGACGTGGCCATCCGCAAGCTGGCCTGGAACGACCCGACCAGCCCGGGGGTGGTGAACTTCCTGAACACCATCACCAACGCGGACTTCGGCAACGTGCGGGGCGTGGATGTGCGGCTGGACCGGCGCTGGGGCCGCTGGCTGGACGTGTCGCTGGGCTACTCGTTCCAGGACGCGAAGAGCACGGGCACGGACCCCAACACCTACACGCGGCTCTTCGCGCGCATCGAGCGCAACTCGAACCAGCTCCTGGGCCTGCCGCCCAACCCGGCGCAGGCGATCCGCTCGACGGAGGAGAACCGCAAGCACAACGTCACCGGCTACTTCATGCTGCGCCTGCCCAACGACTGGGACGGCCCGGCTTTCCTGCGCAACACGGGCCTCTTCGGCGTGGCGCGCCTGGCCAGCGGGCTGCCTTACTCGCCGCTGCGCGAGGTGGGCATCCAGGTGGCGCAGGGTCCGCCCACGGGCGTGTTCGAGGGCGATCTCAAGTACGACGAGATCAGCACCAACACCACGCCCTGGCTGCGCGAGTTCGACCTGAAGCTGCAGCGCGGCGTGCGCTTCGGCAGCAGGAGCGCCGTGGTGTTCCTGGACGCGCGCAACGTGTTCGATTTCAAGAACAAGACCCGCGTGTTCCTGAGCACCGGCGACATCGTGGACGAGCGCATCTAT